Proteins encoded together in one Staphylococcus aureus window:
- a CDS encoding PTS fructose transporter subunit IIC, with protein sequence MDILLGVGTLVLVLVIMTLFLKYAPYGKQGLQALSGAACATFLPQAFLSYAIGGVFDIKFLQDIGDLAGSLSGIAVGILTCLNLGVAPVFAVIVGLVLHDFKLLPAFIAAYGVAFLIKWIEKKVPEGLDLIVVILFAPAIAFGLASIITPGVLATLKQIGSAVTAVGDNNPYALAVILGLVIPVTGMTPLSSMVLTSLLGLTGVPMAIGALTCTGSSFVNLILFRKLNIGGPSKAFAVCIEPLTQIDLIAQYPVQLYGTNALIGVVNACIVTFSGLVIGVKGMATPIAGAIVLFGFNNAVTSIVTIATVIIVSIVLAYIIGTLINKFNLMNINFKMPSKKNHIKESV encoded by the coding sequence AAACAAGGACTACAAGCATTATCCGGTGCAGCTTGTGCGACATTTCTACCACAAGCATTCTTAAGTTATGCTATTGGTGGCGTATTTGATATTAAATTTCTACAAGATATTGGGGATTTAGCAGGAAGTTTAAGCGGTATCGCAGTAGGTATTCTAACGTGCTTAAACTTAGGCGTTGCACCAGTATTTGCGGTCATTGTTGGTTTAGTATTACATGACTTTAAATTATTACCAGCATTCATCGCAGCTTATGGCGTAGCTTTTTTAATTAAATGGATTGAAAAGAAAGTTCCAGAAGGCTTGGACTTAATTGTGGTGATCTTATTTGCACCAGCAATTGCTTTCGGACTTGCATCAATCATTACACCTGGTGTGCTAGCAACATTAAAACAAATAGGTAGTGCTGTCACTGCGGTAGGTGATAACAATCCATATGCATTAGCGGTCATTTTAGGACTAGTGATTCCTGTTACAGGTATGACACCGCTAAGTTCAATGGTATTAACAAGTTTATTAGGACTGACAGGTGTTCCTATGGCTATTGGAGCACTAACATGTACAGGTAGCTCATTTGTTAACCTTATTTTATTCCGAAAATTAAACATTGGTGGACCGTCAAAAGCATTTGCAGTTTGTATTGAGCCATTGACGCAAATTGATTTAATAGCGCAATATCCAGTACAACTATATGGTACAAATGCACTGATTGGGGTCGTCAACGCATGTATCGTGACATTTAGCGGACTAGTAATAGGTGTCAAAGGTATGGCAACACCAATTGCAGGCGCCATCGTATTGTTTGGCTTTAATAATGCAGTGACATCAATTGTAACAATCGCAACAGTGATTATTGTCAGCATTGTCTTAGCCTATATTATTGGAACACTAATTAATAAGTTTAATTTAATGAATATCAACTTTAAAATGCCGAGCAAAAAGAATCATATTAAGGAGAGTGTTTAA